From one Thermatribacter velox genomic stretch:
- a CDS encoding peptidoglycan D,D-transpeptidase FtsI family protein, giving the protein MSVFITGLFLLVGFRLFSLQVINNHFYLEKVAQRLRIEEIPAPRGEIVDREGNVLARDVETVSLYAYPKIIKDPEQTARALSQILKIPYTEVYQKLNSELSSVLIVKKAPATVCEQLDRIKLQGIGLVREYARFYPQAPNGSNLLGFVGTDHRGLEGLEFAFNKLLSGKAGYRISEKDALGQEIPTTIREIPPVPGKNLTITIDSTIQFFAERRLQEAIARTNAKRGVVIVNNPQTGEILAMCSYPGYDNNHFADYPRENWKNLATALLFEPGSIVKPLIMALALEEGVVDSEEEFYCNGSIKVGGHRIRDIKSHGKEKLEDIIINSCNTGIITIAMRLNPEKIYAYLKELGLGQKTALNLPGEETGILRPPKQWSGLSPAAISIGQEIMTTPLQMLVALSVIANQGVFVPPRIIKDSDSLSSLSENGTLANKRVISKQAAQKVLSMMEKVVQKGTGIKASLPGLRIAGKTGTGQKVNPDGRYANNKFVSSFVGFFPLPRPSFGIIVVLDEPQGEYYGGDTAAPVFKNIAQDIAVYSNIMPEDAEVKTM; this is encoded by the coding sequence TTGAGCGTATTTATTACTGGGCTCTTTTTGCTGGTTGGCTTCCGCCTTTTTTCTCTTCAAGTAATCAATAATCATTTTTATTTGGAAAAGGTGGCTCAGCGTCTAAGGATAGAGGAAATACCCGCTCCGCGCGGTGAGATTGTAGACCGTGAGGGAAACGTTCTTGCTCGAGATGTTGAAACCGTATCCCTTTATGCCTATCCAAAGATAATAAAAGACCCGGAGCAAACAGCCAGGGCACTCTCTCAGATACTAAAAATTCCCTATACAGAAGTTTACCAGAAACTGAATTCCGAATTGAGTTCAGTACTCATCGTCAAAAAGGCTCCAGCTACAGTTTGTGAACAACTGGACAGGATTAAATTGCAGGGTATTGGCCTGGTAAGAGAATATGCTCGTTTTTATCCTCAGGCTCCTAACGGAAGCAATCTTCTGGGGTTTGTAGGCACTGACCATCGGGGTCTGGAGGGACTGGAGTTTGCTTTCAACAAACTGTTGTCCGGAAAAGCTGGATACCGCATTAGTGAGAAAGATGCACTGGGGCAGGAAATTCCGACCACTATCAGGGAAATTCCACCTGTGCCCGGGAAAAATCTGACAATCACCATAGACAGCACCATTCAGTTTTTTGCAGAGAGAAGGTTACAAGAAGCAATTGCTCGAACCAATGCCAAAAGGGGAGTGGTTATCGTCAACAATCCCCAAACGGGAGAAATATTAGCTATGTGTTCTTACCCTGGTTATGATAATAACCACTTTGCAGACTATCCCCGTGAAAACTGGAAGAATTTAGCTACTGCCTTACTTTTCGAGCCGGGGTCCATTGTAAAGCCCCTCATAATGGCTTTGGCACTTGAAGAAGGAGTGGTAGATTCTGAAGAAGAGTTTTATTGTAATGGTTCCATAAAGGTCGGAGGACACCGGATTAGGGACATTAAATCTCACGGTAAAGAAAAGCTGGAAGATATCATTATCAACTCTTGTAACACGGGCATCATAACCATAGCGATGCGCTTGAATCCAGAAAAAATCTACGCTTATTTAAAAGAACTGGGACTGGGACAGAAAACAGCCCTAAATCTTCCCGGGGAAGAGACCGGTATTTTGCGTCCCCCAAAGCAGTGGTCTGGTCTTTCTCCAGCAGCTATATCCATAGGCCAAGAAATCATGACTACCCCTCTTCAGATGCTGGTGGCTCTTTCAGTAATTGCCAATCAGGGTGTATTCGTGCCCCCTCGAATCATCAAAGACAGCGATTCTCTTTCCAGTCTGTCGGAGAATGGCACCTTAGCGAATAAACGCGTAATTTCCAAACAAGCAGCGCAGAAAGTGTTGAGCATGATGGAAAAGGTGGTACAAAAAGGAACTGGTATTAAGGCTTCGCTGCCGGGTCTCCGCATTGCAGGAAAAACCGGCACCGGGCAAAAGGTTAACCCTGATGGTCGCTATGCCAACAATAAATTTGTTTCTTCTTTTGTGGGCTTTTTTCCTCTTCCCCGGCCAAGTTTTGGTATTATTGTAGTGCTCGATGAACCTCAAGGTGAATATTATGGAGGAGATACGGCGGCTCCTGTTTTCAAAAACATCGCTCAGGACATAGCCGTATACAGTAACATCATGCCAGAAGACGCGGAGGTAAAGACGATGTGA
- a CDS encoding UDP-N-acetylmuramoyl-L-alanyl-D-glutamate--2,6-diaminopimelate ligase → MKVKDFVGLFPVYKAKNIVDPEEEILGIAINSKKVRPRFAFFAIPGNNVDGHQYLQEALERGAGILIVERSSSLPKQEGVSWVLVERARDALNAIAGPFFGNPAQKMRIFGVTGTNGKTTTCFFLRNILEASGTPSGLLTTCLNAMGPLELEPANTTEESINIQDHLRTMVEMGIRNAVIEVSSHGLALGRLQGVSFDYAVITNLIPEHLEFHRNFKDYFQSKRKLFQMLEENFDKPYPRMALFNADDQNCRKMFQSLGVARLGFGLKEKADISAECIEYSLYQTSFVMHTPWGRMKVVINFPGEHNVYNALAASGIALAAGVPLEKVGEGLENTRKIPGRWERVENKKGVEIIVDFAHNWHGLQKALSLIREHAKGKLITVFGCGGERDRAKRPLMGKVVAQYSDVCVISTDNPRNEDPMQTIQDALEGVKEIAGQKAVKYYVVPDRREAIRKALKEAQRGDVVFLAGKGPERFQIVANRSFPHNDYQVAKELLREDED, encoded by the coding sequence GTGAAAGTGAAAGATTTCGTGGGGCTTTTCCCTGTTTACAAGGCAAAAAACATAGTTGATCCTGAAGAGGAAATTCTGGGTATTGCCATAAACTCTAAAAAGGTAAGACCCCGTTTTGCTTTTTTTGCTATTCCGGGTAACAACGTGGATGGACATCAGTACCTTCAGGAGGCGCTGGAACGGGGAGCAGGGATTTTGATAGTGGAGAGAAGCTCTTCCTTGCCAAAGCAGGAAGGGGTATCTTGGGTGCTCGTTGAAAGAGCTCGGGATGCGCTGAACGCAATAGCCGGTCCTTTCTTTGGTAACCCTGCTCAAAAGATGCGAATCTTTGGGGTAACTGGAACCAATGGGAAGACAACCACTTGTTTCTTCCTAAGAAATATCCTGGAAGCATCGGGAACTCCCTCGGGTCTTCTCACCACCTGCTTGAACGCTATGGGGCCTCTGGAACTTGAGCCTGCAAACACCACTGAAGAATCGATAAACATCCAGGATCACCTTCGTACCATGGTAGAGATGGGCATTCGGAATGCTGTAATTGAGGTTTCTTCACACGGTCTGGCCCTGGGAAGACTGCAAGGTGTGTCATTTGATTATGCAGTGATAACCAACCTTATTCCGGAGCATCTTGAGTTTCACCGTAATTTTAAGGATTACTTTCAGAGTAAAAGGAAGCTGTTTCAAATGCTTGAAGAAAATTTTGATAAGCCCTATCCCCGCATGGCACTTTTTAACGCGGATGATCAGAATTGCCGAAAAATGTTCCAATCATTGGGAGTGGCTCGTCTTGGCTTTGGTTTGAAAGAAAAAGCGGACATCAGCGCTGAGTGCATCGAATATTCGCTTTATCAGACCAGCTTTGTTATGCACACTCCATGGGGAAGGATGAAAGTCGTCATCAACTTTCCTGGAGAACACAACGTGTACAACGCACTGGCTGCTTCGGGGATAGCTCTTGCAGCCGGTGTACCTCTTGAAAAGGTTGGGGAAGGCCTCGAAAATACCAGAAAGATACCTGGAAGGTGGGAAAGAGTAGAAAATAAAAAGGGTGTAGAGATAATAGTTGATTTCGCACATAACTGGCATGGCTTACAGAAGGCTTTATCTTTAATTCGTGAGCATGCAAAGGGTAAACTGATAACGGTTTTTGGATGTGGGGGAGAGCGAGACCGTGCTAAAAGACCGCTGATGGGTAAAGTTGTTGCCCAATACAGTGATGTTTGTGTCATAAGCACCGACAATCCTCGCAATGAAGACCCGATGCAAACCATTCAGGATGCTCTGGAGGGTGTGAAAGAGATAGCTGGACAAAAAGCAGTAAAGTACTACGTTGTGCCAGATCGCAGAGAAGCTATACGCAAAGCCTTGAAGGAAGCACAAAGAGGAGATGTTGTTTTCCTTGCTGGAAAGGGACCCGAACGCTTTCAAATAGTTGCCAATCGTAGCTTTCCCCATAATGATTACCAGGTTGCCAAGGAGCTTTTGAGAGAAGATGAAGATTAG
- the murF gene encoding UDP-N-acetylmuramoyl-tripeptide--D-alanyl-D-alanine ligase, which produces MKISVEEVATAFQVEPAQRGVNGFFEGIAIDSRECRANQLFFALPGQKSDGHYFVKEALDKGASGLVVQKDLSSTVQKEVYVFKVKDTVQALKKLAERIIIKYPKTKIALTGTVGKTSCKNFLYQILGKNLNVDITPKSYNTLIGVSWSACNFRETSDLWIFEAGISQKGEMAELSQVIKPEIVIFTALGRGHLEGLRNEEEVAYEKAQLMGEYTKLAYLNIDNTWWPIIKQEALKHKIPVITFGQNPESRLRIAHIELKLDSMKSCFQLLWGNKKIANYQTPLLFPELISLLAPVIDIATRLGVPQDTIYEGIAQLTLPAGRGNWFRYNQGIVFNDAYNANPLSYRKMLNLLTRFSSLQMETWLVAGDMLELGSYSLEEHLKLLKSIAESPINKAILLGTQMHQAYWELTKQFFSKKEKFQLAHSHQEIREILVENLSFRKDKWVVAFKASRQIEIEKAIPKEWRQNECIRL; this is translated from the coding sequence ATGAAGATTAGTGTTGAAGAAGTTGCAACAGCTTTTCAGGTAGAACCCGCCCAAAGAGGTGTTAATGGATTTTTCGAAGGAATCGCCATTGACAGTAGAGAATGTAGAGCGAATCAGTTGTTCTTTGCGCTTCCCGGTCAGAAAAGCGATGGCCACTACTTTGTAAAGGAAGCGCTGGATAAAGGTGCCAGCGGGCTGGTGGTGCAAAAGGATCTCTCTTCAACGGTTCAGAAAGAGGTCTACGTTTTCAAGGTAAAGGATACCGTCCAGGCATTGAAAAAGCTTGCTGAACGAATAATCATCAAATATCCCAAGACCAAAATAGCCCTAACTGGTACCGTTGGTAAGACCAGTTGTAAAAACTTTTTGTATCAGATTTTGGGTAAAAATTTAAATGTAGATATAACCCCCAAAAGCTACAACACCCTGATAGGCGTCTCCTGGTCGGCGTGCAACTTTCGAGAAACGAGTGACCTTTGGATTTTCGAAGCTGGCATCAGCCAAAAAGGCGAGATGGCAGAGCTTTCCCAAGTTATTAAGCCTGAGATTGTGATTTTTACAGCCTTGGGGAGGGGGCATCTTGAGGGCTTGCGCAATGAAGAGGAAGTAGCATATGAAAAAGCACAGCTCATGGGTGAGTACACCAAACTTGCTTACCTTAACATCGATAATACCTGGTGGCCAATTATTAAGCAAGAGGCCTTGAAACACAAAATACCAGTGATAACTTTCGGTCAGAACCCTGAAAGCAGGCTCCGAATTGCACATATTGAGCTAAAGCTGGATAGCATGAAAAGCTGCTTTCAGCTTCTGTGGGGAAACAAAAAGATCGCTAACTACCAAACACCTTTGCTTTTTCCTGAATTGATCTCTCTGCTTGCTCCAGTCATTGACATTGCTACCAGGTTGGGAGTACCTCAAGATACCATATACGAGGGCATCGCCCAACTAACCCTGCCAGCAGGAAGGGGTAACTGGTTCCGCTATAACCAAGGCATCGTTTTCAACGATGCCTATAATGCTAACCCGTTATCTTACCGAAAGATGCTCAATCTTCTTACCAGATTTTCCAGCTTGCAGATGGAAACCTGGCTCGTTGCTGGAGACATGCTTGAGCTGGGAAGTTACTCTCTGGAAGAACACCTGAAACTGCTCAAGAGCATTGCCGAATCACCTATTAACAAGGCCATCCTGCTTGGAACGCAAATGCATCAAGCTTATTGGGAACTAACCAAACAATTCTTCTCCAAAAAAGAAAAGTTTCAGCTTGCTCATTCTCACCAGGAGATTCGAGAAATTCTGGTTGAAAACCTGTCTTTTAGAAAAGATAAGTGGGTGGTAGCTTTTAAGGCTTCACGACAAATCGAAATAGAAAAGGCCATTCCTAAAGAGTGGAGGCAAAACGAATGTATCCGGCTCTAA
- the mraY gene encoding phospho-N-acetylmuramoyl-pentapeptide-transferase, with product MYPALKEVVLLFLVSFALSFAIFPFYIRWQNKRKVGQKIKKEGPELHLHKENTPSGGGVVIVLITTLVVLLFSGTAGHSFLIPVFLGTLGFFGIGLIDDFLKTFYNHPWGIKARNKLFFQLLFSTLIMVLGKSVFPAQVGIPFSEKQFTLAPWSFLLYGIFLLTATTNAFNITDGLDGLAGGCGMLTMLFWGSFFLLKDLPQYAGFCFAISGSLMAFLYFNVWPAKIFMGDSGSLFVGALIAVAALLSGQSLLLVFSGIIYIVDTLSVIIQVLYFKLFKKRVFLMSPVHHHFELKGLKESAITARFWIVQALGCLLAFYGMGR from the coding sequence ATGTATCCGGCTCTAAAAGAAGTTGTGCTTTTATTCCTGGTCAGTTTTGCGTTGAGTTTTGCCATTTTCCCCTTTTACATTCGCTGGCAAAATAAAAGAAAGGTAGGCCAGAAAATCAAAAAGGAAGGGCCAGAATTGCATCTCCACAAAGAAAACACGCCCAGTGGAGGTGGTGTGGTCATTGTTTTGATAACCACCCTGGTTGTTTTGCTGTTTTCTGGAACAGCTGGTCATTCATTCCTTATTCCTGTTTTTTTGGGAACTCTGGGCTTCTTTGGAATAGGTCTCATTGATGATTTTCTGAAAACCTTTTATAACCATCCCTGGGGAATAAAAGCCAGGAACAAACTGTTTTTCCAGCTCCTTTTCAGTACCCTGATAATGGTTCTGGGTAAAAGCGTCTTCCCTGCCCAGGTGGGCATTCCTTTTTCTGAAAAACAGTTTACTTTAGCACCCTGGTCCTTTCTTCTTTACGGAATTTTCCTTTTAACTGCTACCACTAATGCTTTTAATATAACCGATGGTTTGGACGGCTTGGCTGGAGGGTGTGGAATGTTAACCATGCTTTTCTGGGGTAGCTTTTTCCTTCTCAAAGACTTGCCCCAGTATGCAGGGTTTTGCTTTGCGATAAGTGGCTCGTTGATGGCGTTTCTATACTTTAACGTTTGGCCGGCAAAAATATTTATGGGAGATTCGGGGTCTCTTTTTGTGGGTGCTCTCATTGCTGTAGCGGCTTTATTATCGGGACAATCTCTACTGCTCGTTTTTTCAGGCATTATTTACATCGTCGATACGTTGTCAGTGATAATCCAAGTTCTTTACTTCAAGCTTTTCAAAAAACGGGTTTTTCTCATGAGTCCAGTTCACCATCATTTTGAGCTCAAAGGGTTGAAAGAAAGTGCGATAACTGCTCGTTTCTGGATTGTTCAGGCCCTGGGTTGCTTGTTAGCTTTTTATGGAATGGGGAGATAA